AACCGCACCTGTGTTATTAAAAACAGCCTCTACTTCCTTTACCTGATTTTTAGATGTAGGAACGATAAATTTATACAAATAATCCGAAGGGAATTTAGTATTATTTTCTAACTTCTCTTTTAAATCTTTATAAAACGCTTCTTTTTCGGTCATATTATAGTTATCCTTAGTAATCAGGCTACAAAACTATAATTATTTCTTATTTTTACTCCCTCGTAATAAGTTTATTTTAAATATATGCCACAAAAAATAGTACTAACAGGTGCTCCTGGTACCGGTAAGACTACTGTATTAAATCTACTTCGTGCCAAAGGTCACTTTTGCATGGAAGAAGTATCAAGAGAAATTATTCAAGAAGCAGAAAGAATGGGCTCTAAAAAGCTTTTCTTATCTCAACCAATATTGTTTAGCAAAATTGTATTAGGAAAAAGAATTATTCAATATCAACAAGCTACAAATAGCGAAAAAACTCATTGCTTTTTTGATAGAGGGATGCCAGATATTACTGCTTACTTAAATAGTATTCACACTCCGGTAGAAGAAACTTTTAAGCAATCTAACAAAAAATACATTTACGACACCGTTTTTATTTTTCCGCCTTGGGAACAAATTTATACCAATGATGCAGAAAGATTTGAAACCTATGAAGAGGCTTTAGCTATTCACAAAGAAATTGTAGAAGAATACAAAAAAACGCATCAGAATATTATTGTAGTCCCTAAAGGAACTCCAAAAGAAAGACTTAAGTTTATATTAAAAAAATGCCATGCTTAACACTTCTCCTGATCAACTAAAAGAACTGCTCCAAAAATATTGGAATCACAGCTCTTTTAGACCATTACAGGAAGGTATTATTCAAGACATTTTACAGCAGCACGATACTTTTGCTATTTTACCCACAGGAGGAGGAAAATCTATTTGTTACCAAATACCTGCTTTACTGTTAGAGGGAACTTGTGTGGTAATTTCTCCATTGATTGCTTTGATTAACGATCAAGTTGAGTCTTTAAAACAAAAAGGAATCGAAGCAATGACGATTCCAAGCAAGTCCAACACAGATGATATTATTCGTTTGTTTGATAACATTAGGATAAAAAAAATAAAACTTTTGTATTTATCTCCTGAACGATTAAATCAACCCATCATTCAGGAAAAATTAAAACAATTAAATATTTCTTTTATAGCAGTAGATGAGGCACATTGTATTTCTCAATGGGGGCACGATTTTAGACCTGCTTATTTAAAAATTTCTTTGTTAAGAGAACTGTTGCCAAACATCCCGTTTTTAGCTGTTACTGCAACCGCTACTGTTAAAACTCAAGAACAAATAATTGATTTACTTCAATTAAAAGAAGTAAAAAAACACATAGGTTCTTTTGATAGAAAAAACCTTGCTTATCAAATTTATGAAACCCCTCAAAAATTTGATTTACTCTGTAAAATTTTAGGCAAAAGAAATATTGTTACCATTATCTATTTGCAAAATAGATTAGCTGTAATGGA
Above is a genomic segment from Wenyingzhuangia fucanilytica containing:
- a CDS encoding DUF493 family protein, whose product is MTEKEAFYKDLKEKLENNTKFPSDYLYKFIVPTSKNQVKEVEAVFNNTGAVITTKASKTGKYISLSVVLKVKNADEVIANYYAVEKIEGLISL
- a CDS encoding AAA family ATPase, translated to MPQKIVLTGAPGTGKTTVLNLLRAKGHFCMEEVSREIIQEAERMGSKKLFLSQPILFSKIVLGKRIIQYQQATNSEKTHCFFDRGMPDITAYLNSIHTPVEETFKQSNKKYIYDTVFIFPPWEQIYTNDAERFETYEEALAIHKEIVEEYKKTHQNIIVVPKGTPKERLKFILKKCHA